A window of the Equus przewalskii isolate Varuska chromosome 10, EquPr2, whole genome shotgun sequence genome harbors these coding sequences:
- the KRT15 gene encoding keratin, type I cytoskeletal 15: MSTTFLQTSSSTFGGGSTRGGSLWAGGGGLGGGSLYGGGGSRSISASSARFVSSGSGGGYRGGLSCGFGGGAGSGFSGSLGGGLGGGFGGGFGGGYGGGFGGGFGDFGGGDGGLLSGNEKTTMQNLNDRLASYLDKVRALEEANADLEVKIRDWYQKQSPASPERDYSPYFKTIEELRDKILAATIDNSRVILEIDNARLAADDFRLKYENELTLRQSVEADINGLRRVLDELTLSKTDLEMQIESLNEELAYMKKNHEEEMKEFSSQLAGQVNVEMDAAPGVDLTRVLSEMREQYEGMAEKNRRDAEAWFFSKTEELNKEVASNTEMIQTSKTEITELRRTMQGLEIELQSQLSMKAGLENSLAEVECRYATQLQQIQGLISSLETQLSELRCEMEAQNQEYKTLLDIKTRLEQEIATYRSLLEGQDARLAGIGTGEASLGGGSGGKVRINIEESVDGKVVSSRKREV, from the exons ATGAGCACCACCTTTCTGCAGACTTCTTCCTCCACCTTTGGGGGTGGCTCTACCCGGGGGGGGTccctctgggctgggggtggCGGCCTTGGTGGTGGGAGTCTCTATGGGGGAGGTGGAAGCCGCAGCATCTCTGCTTCTTCTGCTAGGTTTGTCTCCTCGGGGTCAGGAGGGGGCTACAGGGGTGGCTTGAGCTGTGGCTTCGGTGGAGGGGCTGGTAGTGGTTTCAGTGGAAGCCTGGGAGGTGGCCTCGGAGGTGGCTTCGGAGGTGGCTTTGGAGGTGGCTATGGTGGGGGTTTTGGCGGTGGCTTTGGTGACTTTGGTGGTGGCGATGGTGGCCTCCTCTCCGGCAATGAGAAGACCACCATGCAGAACCTCAACGACCGCCTGGCCTCCTACCTGGACAAGGTGCGCGCCCTGGAGGAGGCCAACGCTGACCTGGAGGTGAAGATCCGAGACTGGTACCAGAAGCAGAGCCCGGCCAGCCCGGAGCGTGACTACAGCCCCTACTTCAAGACCATCGAGGAGCTGCGGGACAAG ATCCTGGCGGCCACCATTGACAACTCCCGGGTCATCTTGGAGATCGACAATGCCAGGCTGGCTGCAGATGACTTCAGACTCAA GTATGAGAATGAGCTGACCCTGCGCCAGAGCGTGGAGGCCGACATCAACGGCCTGCGCCGGGTGTTGGACGAGCTGACCTTGTCCAAGACCGACCTGGAGATGCAGATCGAGAGCCTGAACGAGGAGCTGGCCTACATGAAGAAGAACCATGAAGAG GAGATGAAGGAGTTCAGCAGCCAGCTGGCCGGCCAGGTCAACGTGGAGATGGATGCGGCACCGGGCGTGGACCTGACCCGCGTGCTGTCGGAGATGAGAGAGCAGTACGAGGGTATGGCGGAGAAGAACCGCCGGGATGCTGAAGCCTGGTTCTTCAGTAAG ACGGAGGAGCTAAACAAGGAGGTGGCCTCCAACACAGAGATGATCCAGACCAGCAAGACGGAGATAACAGAGCTAAGACGCACAATgcaggggctggagattgagctGCAGTCCCAGCTCAGCATG AAAGCTGGCCTGGAGAACTCACTGGCAGAGGTTGAGTGCCGCTACGCCACACAGCTGCAGCAGATCCAGGGGCTCATCAGCAGCCTGGAGACCCAGCTGAGCGAGCTCCGCTGTGAGATGGAAGCTCAGAACCAGGAGTACAAGACGCTGCTGGACATCAAGACGCGGCTGGAGCAGGAGATCGCCACCTATCGCAGCCTGCTGGAGGGCCAGGATGCCAG GTTGGCTGGCATTGGCACTGGAGAAG CCTCCCTGGGAGGCGGCAGCGGCGGCAAAGTCCGCATCAACATTGAGGAGTCAGTGGATGGAAAGGTGGTTTCTTCCCGCAAGAGAGAAGTCTAA
- the LOC103565501 gene encoding keratin, type I cytoskeletal 13: protein MASRLQSSAASYGGGFGGGSCQLGGGRSVSTYSTRCVSGGSAGGYGGGVSCGFGGGAGGGFGGGFGGGFGGGFGGGFGGGFGGGCGGGFGGGFGDFRGGDGGLLSGNEKITMQNLNDRLASYLDKVRALEEANADLEVKIRDWHLKQSPTSPERDYSPYFKTIEELRDKILAATIDNNRVILEIDNARLAADDFRLKYENELTLRQSVEADVNGLRRVLDELTLSKTDLEMQIESLNEELAYMKKNHEEEMKEFSNQVVGQVNVEMDATPGIDLTRVLAEMREQYEALAEKNRRDAEEWFHSKSAELNKEVSTSTALIQTSKTEITELRRTLQSLEIELQSQLSMKAGLESTVAETECRYALQLQQIQGLISSIEAQLSELRSEMECQNQEYKTLLDIKTRLEQEIATYRSLLEGQDAKMTGFISSAGNTSTTTTTSIRRTSETRKP from the exons ATGGCCAGTCGCCTGCAGAGCTCTGCCGCCAGCTATGGGGGCGGTTTCGGGGGTGGCTCTTGCCAGCTGGGAGGGGGCCGCAGTGTCTCTACCTACTCAACCCGCTGTGTCTCCGGGGGATCAGCTGGAGGCTACGGGGGTGGCGTGAGCTGCGGCTTCGGTGGAGGGGCTGGTGGTGGTTTCGGCGGTGGTTTCGGTGGTGGCTTCGGCGGTGGCTTTGGAGGTGGCTTTGGAGGTGGCTTTGGAGGTGGCTGTGGTGGGGGTTTTGGCGGTGGCTTTGGTGACTTCCGTGGTGGCGATGGTGGCCTCCTCTCCGGCAACGAGAAGATCACTATGCAGAACCTCAACGACCGCCTGGCCTCCTACCTGGACAAGGTGCGCGCCCTGGAGGAGGCCAATGCCGACCTGGAGGTGAAAATCCGAGACTGGCACCTGAAGCAGAGCCCCACCAGCCCGGAGCGTGACTACAGTCCCTACTTCAAGACCATCGAGGAGCTGCGGGACAAG ATCCTGGCGGCCACCATCGACAACAACCGGGTCATCCTGGAGATTGACAATGCCAGGCTGGCTGCGGACGACTTCAGGCTCAA GTATGAGAACGAGCTGACCCTGCGTCAGAGCGTGGAGGCCGACGTCAACGGCCTGCGCCGGGTGCTGGACGAGCTGACCTTGTCCAAGACCGACCTGGAGATGCAGATCGAGAGCCTGAACGAGGAGCTGGCCTACATGAAGAAGAACCACGAGGAG GAGATGAAGGAGTTCAGCAACCAGGTGGTAGGCCAGGTCAACGTGGAGATGGACGCCACGCCGGGCATTGACCTGACCCGCGTGCTGGCGGAGATGAGGGAGCAGTATGAGGCCTTGGCGGAGAAGAACCGCCGGGATGCCGAGGAATGGTTCCACAGCAAG AGTGCAGAGCTCAACAAAGAGGTGTCTACCAGCACTGCCTTGATTCAGACCAGCAAGACAGAGATCACGGAGCTCAGGCGCACTCTCCAGAGCCTGGAGATCGAGCTGCAGTCCCAGCTTAGCATG AAAGCCGGGTTGGAGAGCACGGTGGCGGAGACCGAGTGCCGCTACGCCCTGCAGCTGCAGCAGATCCAGGGGCTCATCAGCAGCATCGAGGCCCAGCTGAGCGAGCTCCGCAGTGAGATGGAGTGCCAGAACCAGGAGTACAAGACGCTGCTGGACATCAAGACGCGGCTGGAGCAGGAGATCGCCACCTACCGCAGCCTGCTGGAGGGCCAGGACGCCAA gatgACCGGCTTCATCTCCTCAGCAG GAAACACCAGCACCACAACTACCACCTCCATTCGCCGCACTTCGGAGACCCGTAAGCCTTGA